In one window of Pseudomonas benzenivorans DNA:
- the rplF gene encoding 50S ribosomal protein L6: MSRVAKNPVKLPSGVEIKLAGQQLSVKGAKGTLELKVHSSVEVIQEADELRFAARNGDQQNRAMAGTTRALVNNMVIGVSAGFERKLQLVGVGYKAQAKGQVLSLALGFSHPIDYQLPEGVTAETPSQTDILIKGVDKQLVGQVAAEIRDFRRPEPYKGKGVRYADEVVRRKEAKKK; the protein is encoded by the coding sequence ATGTCTCGCGTTGCTAAGAACCCCGTCAAGCTGCCGTCCGGTGTCGAGATCAAACTCGCCGGTCAGCAGCTTTCGGTAAAGGGTGCCAAGGGTACTCTGGAGCTGAAGGTCCACTCGTCTGTTGAAGTGATTCAGGAAGCCGATGAGCTGCGTTTTGCCGCGCGCAACGGCGACCAGCAGAATCGTGCAATGGCCGGTACCACCCGCGCCCTGGTCAACAACATGGTGATCGGTGTTAGCGCAGGCTTCGAGCGCAAGCTCCAGCTGGTCGGCGTCGGTTACAAGGCGCAAGCCAAGGGCCAGGTGCTGTCCCTGGCGCTGGGCTTCTCCCATCCGATCGACTATCAGTTGCCGGAAGGCGTGACCGCCGAAACCCCGAGCCAGACCGATATCCTGATCAAGGGTGTCGACAAGCAATTGGTTGGTCAGGTTGCCGCGGAAATTCGTGACTTCCGTCGTCCTGAACCTTACAAGGGCAAAGGTGTTCGTTACGCAGACGAAGTCGTCCGTCGTAAAGAAGCCAAGAAGAAGTAG
- the rpmD gene encoding 50S ribosomal protein L30, with protein sequence MANTVKVTLIKSVNGRLANHKACVKGLGLRRINHTVEVLDTPENRGMINKAYYLLRVEG encoded by the coding sequence ATGGCTAATACCGTAAAAGTCACGCTGATCAAGAGCGTGAACGGCCGTCTGGCCAACCACAAAGCTTGCGTCAAGGGCCTGGGCCTGCGTCGCATCAATCACACCGTTGAGGTTCTGGATACTCCGGAAAACCGCGGCATGATTAACAAGGCTTACTATCTGCTGCGCGTGGAGGGTTAA
- the rpsM gene encoding 30S ribosomal protein S13 — translation MARIAGVNIPDNKHTVISLTYIYGVGRTTAQKICAATGVNPAVKIKDLSDEQIEQLRGEVAKVNTEGDLRREVNMKIKRLMDLGCYRGLRHRRGLPVRGQRTKTNARTRKGPRKPIRK, via the coding sequence ATGGCCCGTATTGCAGGCGTTAACATTCCGGATAACAAGCACACTGTTATCTCGCTGACCTACATCTATGGTGTCGGTCGCACCACCGCACAGAAGATCTGTGCAGCTACCGGGGTTAATCCGGCGGTAAAGATCAAGGATCTCTCTGACGAGCAGATCGAGCAGCTGCGTGGCGAAGTTGCCAAGGTGAACACCGAGGGTGACCTGCGCCGCGAAGTGAACATGAAAATCAAGCGCTTGATGGACCTGGGTTGCTACCGCGGCCTGCGTCATCGTCGTGGTCTGCCGGTTCGCGGTCAGCGCACCAAGACCAACGCCCGCACCCGTAAGGGCCCGCGCAAGCCGATCCGCAAGTAA
- a CDS encoding DNA-directed RNA polymerase subunit alpha, translating to MQISVNEFLTPRHIDVQVVSPTRAKITLEPLERGFGHTLGNALRRILLSSMPGCAVVEAEIDGVLHEYSAIEGVQEDVIEILLNLKGLAVKLHGRDEVTLTLAKKGSGVVTAADIQLDHDVEIVNGDHVIANLAANGALNMKLTVARGRGYEPADARQSDEDESRSIGRLQLDASFSPVRRVSYVVENARVEQRTNLDKLVIDLETNGTLDPEEAIRRAATILQQQLAAFVDLKGDSEPVVVEQEDEIDPILLRPVDDLELTVRSANCLKAENIYYIGDLIQRTEVELLKTPNLGKKSLTEIKDVLASRGLSLGMRLDNWPPASLKKDDKATA from the coding sequence ATGCAGATTTCGGTAAATGAGTTCCTGACCCCCCGTCACATTGATGTGCAGGTGGTCAGTCCGACCCGCGCCAAGATCACCCTCGAGCCTCTCGAGCGTGGTTTCGGCCATACCCTGGGCAACGCGCTGCGCCGCATCCTGTTGTCCTCCATGCCTGGCTGTGCAGTAGTCGAGGCCGAGATTGACGGTGTGCTCCACGAGTACAGCGCCATCGAAGGTGTGCAGGAAGATGTCATCGAGATCCTGCTCAATCTTAAAGGCCTGGCTGTCAAGCTGCACGGTCGCGACGAAGTGACGCTGACTCTGGCGAAGAAGGGCTCGGGTGTAGTGACCGCTGCCGATATTCAGCTGGATCACGATGTCGAAATCGTCAACGGCGACCACGTAATCGCCAATCTGGCCGCCAATGGCGCGTTGAACATGAAGCTCACCGTGGCCCGTGGCCGCGGTTATGAGCCGGCCGACGCGCGCCAGAGCGACGAAGACGAGAGCCGCAGCATCGGTCGCTTGCAGCTCGACGCTTCGTTCAGCCCGGTGCGCCGTGTGTCCTACGTGGTGGAAAACGCTCGTGTCGAGCAGCGTACCAACCTGGACAAGCTGGTTATCGACCTGGAAACCAACGGTACCCTGGATCCGGAAGAGGCTATCCGTCGTGCCGCGACCATTCTGCAGCAGCAGCTGGCCGCGTTCGTCGACCTCAAGGGTGACAGTGAGCCTGTGGTAGTCGAGCAGGAAGACGAGATCGATCCGATCCTGCTGCGCCCGGTCGACGACCTGGAACTGACCGTACGTTCGGCCAACTGCCTCAAGGCAGAAAACATCTACTACATCGGCGATCTGATTCAGCGCACCGAAGTAGAGCTGTTGAAAACCCCGAACCTGGGCAAGAAATCCCTGACTGAGATCAAGGATGTTCTGGCTTCTCGCGGTCTGTCCCTCGGTATGCGCCTCGACAACTGGCCGCCGGCAAGTCTGAAGAAAGACGATAAGGCGACTGCCTGA
- the rpsD gene encoding 30S ribosomal protein S4, translated as MARYIGPKCKLSRREGTDLFLKSGVRALESKCNIEAAPGIHGQRRSRQSDYGTQLREKQKVRRIYGVLERQFSGYYKQAASQKGATGENLLQLLECRLDNVVYRMGFGATRAESRQLVSHKAISVNGQTVNVPSYQVKAGDVVAVREKSKNQLRIVQALELCAQRGRVEWVEVDTEKKSGVFKSVPARSDLSADINESLIVELYSK; from the coding sequence ATGGCTCGTTACATTGGTCCCAAATGCAAACTGTCTCGTCGTGAAGGCACCGATCTGTTCCTGAAGAGCGGCGTTCGCGCTCTGGAATCGAAGTGCAACATCGAAGCAGCCCCGGGTATTCACGGCCAGCGCCGTAGCCGTCAGTCCGACTACGGCACCCAGCTGCGCGAAAAGCAGAAAGTTCGCCGTATCTACGGCGTGCTGGAGCGTCAGTTCAGCGGTTACTACAAGCAAGCTGCCAGCCAGAAGGGCGCCACCGGCGAAAACCTGCTGCAGCTGCTGGAGTGCCGTCTGGATAACGTGGTTTACCGTATGGGCTTTGGTGCTACCCGCGCCGAATCCCGTCAGCTGGTTTCGCACAAAGCGATCAGCGTCAACGGTCAGACTGTAAACGTCCCGTCCTACCAGGTTAAAGCTGGCGACGTCGTTGCTGTTCGCGAGAAGTCGAAGAATCAGCTGCGCATTGTTCAGGCTCTTGAGCTGTGCGCCCAGCGTGGCCGCGTTGAATGGGTAGAAGTGGACACTGAGAAGAAGTCCGGCGTGTTCAAAAGCGTCCCGGCTCGCAGTGACCTCTCCGCCGACATCAACGAAAGCCTGATTGTCGAGCTCTACTCCAAGTAA
- the rpmJ gene encoding 50S ribosomal protein L36 codes for MKVRASVKKLCRNCKIIRRDGVVRVICSAEPRHKQRQG; via the coding sequence ATGAAAGTTCGTGCATCGGTGAAAAAGCTGTGCCGCAACTGCAAGATTATTCGTCGCGACGGCGTCGTGCGAGTGATCTGCAGCGCGGAGCCGCGTCACAAGCAGCGCCAAGGCTGA
- the rplR gene encoding 50S ribosomal protein L18, protein MTAKKETRLRRARKARLKMHELEVVRLCVYRSSQHIYAQVISADGSKVLASASTLDKALRDGATGNVDAATKVGQLVAERAKAAGVTQVAFDRSGFKYHGRVKALADAAREGGLEF, encoded by the coding sequence ATGACCGCCAAGAAAGAAACAAGACTGCGTCGCGCGCGCAAAGCACGCCTGAAAATGCACGAGCTCGAAGTCGTGCGTCTGTGCGTGTACCGCTCCTCGCAGCACATTTACGCCCAGGTCATTTCGGCCGACGGCAGCAAGGTTCTGGCCAGCGCCTCGACCTTGGACAAAGCACTGCGTGATGGCGCCACTGGCAACGTCGACGCGGCCACGAAAGTTGGTCAGCTGGTTGCTGAGCGTGCGAAAGCCGCTGGTGTGACTCAGGTCGCATTCGACCGTTCTGGCTTCAAGTACCACGGTCGCGTCAAGGCGCTGGCCGATGCTGCTCGTGAAGGCGGGCTGGAGTTCTAA
- the secY gene encoding preprotein translocase subunit SecY, with protein MAKQGALSALSNGGLSELWARLRFLFMAIIVYRIGAHIPVPGINPDRLADLFRQNEGTILSLFNMFSGGALERMSIFALGIMPYISASIIMQLMTAVSPQLEQLKKEGEAGRRKISQYTRYGTLVLAFVQAIGMSVGLASQGVAFSVDFGFHFVAVTTFVAGAMFMMWLGEQITERGVGNGISMLIFAGIVAGLPAAIGQSFESARQGDINIFALIAIGLLAVAIIGFVVFIERGQRRIAVHYAKRQQGRKVFAAQTSHLPLKVNMAGVIPAIFASSLLLFPASLGSWFGQSEGMGWLQDISQAIAPGQPLNILLFSAGIVFFCFFYTALMFNPKDVAENLKKSGAFIPGIRPGEQSARYIDGVLTRLTMFGALYMTAVCLLPQFLVVAANVPFYLGGTSLLIVVVVVMDFMSQVQSHLVSHQYESLMKKANLKGYGSGMLR; from the coding sequence ATGGCTAAGCAAGGTGCTCTCTCAGCGCTCAGCAATGGCGGGTTATCCGAGCTCTGGGCTCGACTGCGCTTTCTGTTCATGGCGATCATCGTCTACCGGATCGGCGCACACATCCCAGTTCCGGGTATCAACCCCGACCGGCTGGCGGACCTGTTTCGACAGAATGAGGGGACCATTCTTAGCCTGTTCAACATGTTTTCCGGCGGCGCGCTGGAGCGGATGAGCATCTTTGCACTGGGGATCATGCCGTATATCTCGGCCTCGATCATCATGCAGCTGATGACCGCCGTCAGCCCGCAGCTGGAGCAGTTGAAGAAGGAAGGTGAGGCTGGTCGTCGCAAGATCAGTCAATACACCCGCTACGGCACTCTCGTCCTGGCATTCGTCCAGGCCATCGGCATGTCCGTGGGGCTGGCGAGTCAGGGCGTTGCGTTCTCGGTCGATTTCGGCTTCCACTTCGTTGCGGTCACCACCTTCGTGGCGGGCGCGATGTTCATGATGTGGCTGGGCGAGCAGATCACCGAGCGCGGTGTTGGCAATGGCATCTCGATGCTGATTTTTGCCGGCATCGTGGCCGGTCTGCCGGCGGCGATCGGGCAGTCCTTCGAGTCTGCGCGTCAGGGCGATATCAACATTTTCGCGCTGATCGCCATCGGTTTGTTGGCAGTAGCGATCATCGGTTTCGTGGTGTTCATTGAGCGTGGTCAGCGTCGCATTGCGGTGCATTACGCCAAGCGTCAACAGGGTCGCAAGGTGTTTGCCGCGCAGACCAGCCACCTGCCGTTGAAGGTGAACATGGCGGGGGTCATCCCGGCTATTTTTGCCAGCAGCCTTCTGTTGTTCCCGGCCTCGCTGGGTTCCTGGTTCGGTCAGTCCGAGGGTATGGGCTGGCTGCAGGATATTTCGCAGGCTATCGCTCCTGGTCAGCCGTTGAACATTTTGCTGTTTAGTGCAGGGATCGTTTTCTTCTGCTTCTTCTATACGGCGCTGATGTTCAATCCGAAAGACGTAGCGGAAAACCTGAAGAAGTCCGGTGCCTTTATTCCGGGTATCCGTCCGGGCGAGCAGTCCGCGCGCTATATCGATGGCGTGTTGACCCGTTTGACCATGTTCGGTGCTCTGTACATGACGGCCGTATGCTTGTTGCCCCAGTTCCTGGTGGTGGCGGCCAACGTACCGTTCTACCTTGGCGGGACCTCGTTGCTGATCGTGGTGGTGGTTGTGATGGACTTTATGTCGCAAGTACAATCGCACCTCGTTTCGCACCAGTACGAATCCCTGATGAAGAAAGCCAACCTGAAGGGCTACGGCAGCGGCATGCTCCGCTGA
- the rplQ gene encoding 50S ribosomal protein L17, whose product MRHRKSGRHLSRTSAHRQAMFQNMAVSLFEHELIKTTLPKAKELRRVAEPLITLAKVDSVANRRLAFDRTRSKAIVGKLFNDLGKRYATRQGGYLRILKCGFRAGDNAPMAYVELVDRPVAGAVEAVE is encoded by the coding sequence ATGCGTCATCGTAAAAGTGGCCGTCACCTCAGCCGTACCAGCGCCCACCGCCAGGCCATGTTCCAGAACATGGCGGTTTCGCTGTTCGAGCACGAGCTGATCAAAACTACTCTGCCGAAAGCCAAAGAGCTGCGTCGCGTCGCCGAGCCGCTGATCACTCTGGCTAAAGTAGACAGCGTTGCCAACCGTCGTCTGGCCTTCGACCGTACCCGTTCGAAAGCCATCGTCGGCAAGCTGTTCAACGACCTGGGCAAGCGCTACGCCACCCGTCAGGGCGGCTACCTGCGCATCCTCAAGTGCGGTTTCCGTGCTGGCGACAACGCTCCGATGGCTTACGTTGAGTTGGTCGACCGTCCGGTCGCCGGCGCAGTGGAAGCAGTCGAGTAA
- the rpsE gene encoding 30S ribosomal protein S5, with the protein MANNDQKRDEGYIEKLVQVNRVAKTVKGGRIFTFTALTVVGDGKGRVGFGRGKSREVPAAIQKAMEAARRNMIQVDLNGTTLQYAMKAAHGASKVYMQPASEGTGIIAGGAMRAVLEVAGVQNVLAKCYGSTNQVNVVHATFKGLKAMQSPESVAAKRGKSVEEIL; encoded by the coding sequence ATGGCAAATAACGACCAAAAGCGCGACGAAGGCTATATCGAGAAGCTGGTACAGGTTAACCGCGTTGCCAAAACCGTTAAGGGTGGCCGTATCTTCACCTTCACCGCGTTGACCGTGGTGGGTGATGGCAAGGGTCGCGTCGGTTTCGGCCGTGGCAAGTCCCGTGAAGTGCCGGCCGCCATCCAGAAGGCGATGGAAGCCGCGCGTCGCAACATGATCCAGGTTGACCTGAACGGCACCACCCTGCAGTACGCCATGAAGGCCGCCCACGGCGCCTCCAAGGTTTACATGCAGCCGGCCTCCGAGGGTACCGGTATCATCGCCGGCGGCGCCATGCGTGCGGTGCTGGAAGTGGCGGGTGTGCAGAACGTTCTGGCCAAGTGCTACGGCTCGACCAACCAAGTGAACGTGGTGCATGCCACCTTCAAGGGTCTGAAGGCTATGCAGTCTCCGGAGTCTGTTGCGGCCAAGCGTGGCAAGAGCGTCGAGGAGATTCTCTAA
- the rplO gene encoding 50S ribosomal protein L15: MYLNDLSPAPGSRREKHRPGRGIGSGLGKTGGRGHKGQTSRSGGTIAPGFEGGQQPLHRRLPKFGFVSLKAMDRAEVRTSELNKIEGDVVTLQALKDANLINQNVQRVKVMLSGEVTRAVTLKGIAATKGARAAIEAAGGKFED; encoded by the coding sequence ATGTACCTGAACGATTTGAGTCCTGCGCCGGGTTCCCGTCGCGAGAAGCACCGTCCGGGCCGTGGCATCGGTAGCGGCTTGGGCAAGACCGGTGGCCGCGGCCACAAGGGTCAGACCTCGCGCTCCGGCGGCACCATTGCTCCGGGTTTCGAAGGCGGCCAGCAGCCTCTACACCGTCGTCTGCCCAAGTTCGGCTTCGTATCCCTGAAGGCTATGGATCGCGCCGAAGTGCGTACCTCCGAGCTGAACAAGATCGAAGGCGACGTCGTTACTCTGCAGGCGCTGAAGGATGCCAACCTGATTAACCAAAACGTGCAGCGTGTGAAAGTCATGCTGTCCGGTGAGGTTACTCGCGCGGTCACCCTTAAAGGTATCGCCGCCACCAAGGGTGCGCGCGCGGCTATCGAAGCAGCTGGCGGTAAGTTCGAGGACTAA
- the rpsK gene encoding 30S ribosomal protein S11: MAKPAARTRKKVKKTVVDGIAHIHASFNNTIVTITDRQGNALSWATSGGSGFRGSRKSTPFAAQVAAERAGQAALEYGLKNLDVNVKGPGPGRESAVRALNGCGYKIASITDVTPIPHNGCRPSKKRRV; this comes from the coding sequence ATGGCAAAACCTGCTGCTCGTACTCGTAAGAAAGTCAAAAAGACAGTGGTTGATGGCATCGCCCACATCCACGCGTCTTTCAACAACACCATCGTGACCATCACCGACCGTCAGGGCAATGCCCTGTCCTGGGCTACTTCCGGTGGTTCGGGCTTCCGTGGCTCGCGCAAGAGCACCCCGTTCGCTGCCCAGGTGGCTGCCGAGCGTGCTGGTCAAGCTGCGCTGGAGTACGGCCTGAAGAACCTCGACGTGAACGTCAAGGGTCCCGGTCCGGGTCGCGAGTCCGCTGTCCGTGCTTTGAACGGCTGCGGTTACAAGATCGCCAGCATCACCGATGTGACGCCTATCCCGCATAACGGGTGCCGTCCTTCGAAGAAGCGTCGCGTGTAA